From a single Terriglobia bacterium genomic region:
- a CDS encoding DUF1398 family protein: MSKAIENLQAAQRRAMNGRPKIGGFPYLAETLRQAGVTRNVWFLPSCQSLYLTEDGPVVIQGVPLVSGAVEVPEFDREGLITALRTDQAGKSTFPEFLEASWRSGVVRYDVDFQARTVSYFGCNGEQYVERYPAASLT; encoded by the coding sequence GTGAGCAAAGCGATCGAAAATCTGCAGGCCGCCCAGCGGCGGGCAATGAATGGCCGCCCGAAAATAGGGGGCTTTCCGTACCTCGCTGAAACCTTGCGCCAGGCTGGGGTAACCCGTAATGTCTGGTTCCTTCCGTCATGCCAGAGTCTTTATTTGACGGAGGATGGGCCGGTCGTGATCCAAGGCGTGCCGCTGGTATCGGGAGCGGTTGAGGTGCCGGAGTTCGATCGGGAGGGGCTGATCACGGCGTTGCGGACCGATCAGGCCGGTAAGAGCACGTTCCCCGAGTTTCTCGAAGCCTCCTGGCGCTCGGGCGTCGTCCGTTATGATGTCGATTTTCAGGCGCGCACCGTCAGTTACTTCGGCTGCAACGGCGAGCAATACGTTGAACGGTATCCCGCAGCTTCTCTCACTTAA